The following are encoded together in the Phaseolus vulgaris cultivar G19833 chromosome 9, P. vulgaris v2.0, whole genome shotgun sequence genome:
- the LOC137821975 gene encoding uncharacterized protein codes for MLSYRPLHFCFLLTFFLSSSFLLSHQASGPEIEGKGVVGVSRLYVYDAAPYENSPLPLAAERTRRKDPLNSFNKYIYGWNISDNHYWASVAYSAVPVFSIAAVWFLGFGLCLFTIGVCYFCRKREPYGYSPTCYGLSLILLILFTFTAVIGCAVLYIGQGSFHHSMSSTLQYVVHQADSTVDKLRNVSDYLAQAKQVGIDRIFLPSNVQTDIDAAETDINNSAGTLADKTKENSDNIQDLLDSARLALIIIAAVMIVLTFLGFLFSIFGIQLLVYILVIAGWILVTGTLILCGSFLVLHNATADSCVAVNEWIQYPIAHTAMDDILPCVDNATAQETLSRSKEVTSELVNLVNQVITNASNINFAPNFTPLYYNQSGPLLPLLCNPFHPDMTDRQCDASEVTLSNATQVYGSFVCQVSPSEICMTQGRLTPSFYNQVSAGVNVANALYTCAPSLVELQDCTFVRETLSVISTDHCPALRRYTRWIYVGLVMVSFAVLFSLILWIVYGRERRHRLHTKELKDLTPTRAPPPGQALALAQIPEGDKYN; via the exons ATGCTAAGTTACAGGCCACTGCATTTTTGTTTTCTGCTCACATTTTTCTTGTCCAGTTCCTTTCTGTTGTCTCACCAAGCTTCAG GACCAGAAATTGAGGGAAAGGGTGTTGTAGGCGTCTCTCGGTTGTATGTATATGATGCTGCACCATACGAGAACTCGCCCCTTCCCTTAGCTGCTGAGAGAACACGAAGAAAAGACCCTCTCAATAGCTTCAACAAGTACATATATGGATGGAATATCAGTGACAACCATTATTGGGCT TCTGTGGCATATTCTGCAGTTCCTGTGTTCAGTATTGCAGCAGTTTGGTTCTTGGGCTTTGGCTTGTGCTTATTCACTATTGGTGTTTGTTACTTCTGTCGTAAAAGAGAGCCTTATGGTTATTCACCAACATGCTATGGCCTTTCCCTTATTCTCCTGATATTATTCACATTTACAGCAGT GATTGGATGTGCAGTTCTCTACATTGGCCAAGGAAGTTTCCATCATAGCATGTCGTCCACATTGCAGTACGTGGTACATCAAGCTGATTCCACTGTGGATAAGCTTAGGAACGTGTCAGATTATCTTGCTCAGGCTAAACAGGTTGGAATCGATCGAATTTTTCTCCCGTCAAATGTTCAAACTGATATTGATGCGGCAGAAACAGATATCAATAACTCTGCTGGCACCCTTGCTGACAAGACAAAGGAGAACTCAGACAACATACAAGATCTCTTAGATTCTGC GAGGTTGGCGCTTATCATAATAGCTGCTGTTATGATAGTCTTGACATTTCTTGGATTTT TATTCTCAATTTTTGGCATACAGCTCCTTGTGTATAT CTTGGTAATCGCAGGATGGATTCTTGTTACTGGTACCCTTATATTATGTGGTTCGTTCCTTGTTCTCCATAA TGCAACAGCAGACAGTTGTGTAGCTGTGAATGAATGGATCCAGTATCCCATTGCACATACGGCAATGGACGATATTCTGCCCTGTGTGGACAATGCTACTGCACAAGAAACATTGTCACGAAGCAAAGAAGTAACTTCTGAACTAGTGAATTTGGTGAACCAGGTTATCACCAACGCCTCCAACATAAATTTCGCTCCCAATTTCACTCCACTCTACTATAATCAGTCTGGTCCCCTCTTGCCGCTCCTCTGCAATCCCTTCCATCCTGACATGACTGATAGACAATGTGATGCTAGTGAAGTGACCCTAAGCAATGCAACACAG GTATATGGCAGTTTCGTGTGCCAGGTTTCACCATCTGAGATATGCATGACGCAGGGGCGTTTGACCCCCAGCTTCTACAACCAAGTCTCCGCTGGAGTAAACGTGGCCAACGCTTTGTATACTTGTGCCCCCTCCCTGGTTGAGCTACAAGATTGCACCTTCGTTCGGGAAACTCTAAGCGTTATATCTACGGACCATTGTCCTGCTCTACGGCGTTATACTAGATGGATCTATGTTGGATTGGTAATGGTCTCTTTTGCTGTCTTGTTCTCTTTGATCCTCTGGATCGTCTATGGGAGAGAGCGTAGACATCGTCTGCATACAAAAGAGTTAAAGGACTTGACTCCTACACGCGCACCACCACCAGGACAAGCACTAGCATTAGCCCAAATCCCTGAAGGGGACAAGTATAATTAG